The following coding sequences lie in one Niabella agricola genomic window:
- a CDS encoding GumC family protein, with product MQPIEKKEISGNLSARELFYKYIRFLPVIVFSLILAFFIAWLYLRYTQEQYSSVGNMLITTEESKGDKVEELIEGKSKTTNLLNEVEVLKSRPLMMRVVRSLGLQVGYIKKGNVKNMNAYKRTSFAFVPVQLVDSALSFSVDIDFVNAHQFRVDKKNTLYSFDQLFQTKNGVFKLVKNGGQPEPGAEFTVTYSHEDVVAANMIRDLNVQPKLANTGILLVEYHSANPYLSSDVVNTLMKEYTIWKVEQGNTSMDLTIEFINNRLGIVQHDIDSLQRKLVAYQQNNNLVDATLQITSLLQRAQEQDAAGQEQRMAINTLDLLESSIAKGENSVLTPSALGVKDPGLGDVLTKLNEAQLQRKNLVDGNVPVDNPQIKQLDQTIETLRKGAVTNIQTLKNSYKKNLGFVSTEKSKNTGGALQMPAKITEQAEIERDLTSKLALAKVLGEKREEAAIKRASTISNTKIIEKAEPDLVPVKPNPRNVKLAALLFGLAIPGLFLVLKEALNDRVNTRSDIERATNAPILGEIGHSKSDQTLVVSKTKRTLIAEQFRLLRSNLQYITGKRDKVVILVTSSFGGEGKSFISTNMAAVYGLTDKKTIVLEFDLRKPKVLSGLDMQKRQGISNYMIGDVDLDSLIIPVAGEENMYVLPCGPIPPNPAELLLNEKTDQLFAQLKNKFDYIIIDTAPIGMVSDALTLAKYADCTLYVTRQGHTFKKQLSLINEMYENKKMPNLSIVLNDTKLPTGGGYYGNYGYGYGYGEKSGNDYYQDDAFIEGKKKKGFFSALGKTKKG from the coding sequence ATGCAACCCATCGAGAAAAAAGAAATTTCTGGCAACCTTAGTGCAAGAGAACTTTTTTATAAGTATATCCGTTTTCTTCCCGTTATAGTTTTCAGCCTTATACTGGCTTTTTTTATTGCCTGGCTGTACCTGCGCTATACGCAGGAGCAATACAGCTCCGTTGGTAATATGCTCATTACTACAGAGGAGTCGAAGGGCGATAAGGTAGAGGAGCTGATCGAAGGGAAAAGTAAAACAACGAATCTGTTAAATGAGGTGGAGGTGCTGAAGTCGCGCCCTCTGATGATGCGTGTGGTTCGAAGTCTGGGTCTGCAGGTTGGTTACATCAAAAAAGGCAACGTAAAAAATATGAATGCCTATAAAAGGACTTCCTTCGCATTCGTTCCCGTACAACTGGTAGATTCCGCATTGTCTTTTTCCGTGGATATCGACTTTGTGAATGCGCATCAGTTCCGGGTAGATAAAAAGAACACGCTGTACAGTTTTGATCAATTGTTCCAGACGAAGAATGGTGTATTTAAATTGGTAAAAAATGGCGGGCAACCGGAGCCGGGCGCAGAATTTACCGTAACATACAGCCATGAAGATGTGGTGGCTGCCAATATGATCCGGGACCTGAACGTTCAACCCAAACTGGCAAATACGGGCATTTTGTTGGTAGAATATCATTCCGCCAACCCCTACCTTTCCTCCGATGTGGTAAATACCCTGATGAAAGAATACACCATCTGGAAGGTGGAGCAAGGGAATACTTCGATGGATCTCACCATCGAATTTATCAATAACCGACTGGGTATTGTACAGCATGATATCGACAGCCTGCAGCGGAAACTGGTGGCATACCAGCAGAATAATAACCTGGTAGATGCTACCCTGCAAATTACATCACTGTTGCAGCGGGCCCAGGAGCAGGATGCGGCGGGGCAGGAACAAAGAATGGCCATAAATACACTTGATCTGCTGGAAAGCAGTATTGCAAAGGGAGAAAATAGTGTATTAACACCTTCAGCACTTGGAGTAAAGGATCCCGGTCTGGGTGATGTATTGACAAAATTAAATGAAGCGCAGCTGCAGCGTAAAAATCTGGTGGATGGCAATGTTCCGGTAGACAACCCGCAAATAAAGCAACTGGATCAAACCATTGAAACCCTGCGGAAGGGGGCAGTAACCAATATACAAACGCTGAAAAACAGCTATAAGAAAAACCTGGGTTTTGTTTCCACGGAAAAGTCGAAAAATACCGGTGGTGCATTGCAAATGCCGGCAAAAATTACGGAACAAGCCGAAATTGAACGGGACCTTACTTCCAAACTGGCATTGGCGAAAGTGCTGGGAGAAAAGCGGGAAGAGGCGGCGATCAAACGGGCCAGTACTATTTCAAACACCAAGATCATAGAGAAGGCGGAACCCGACCTGGTGCCGGTAAAGCCCAACCCCAGGAATGTAAAACTGGCGGCCCTGCTTTTTGGCCTCGCTATCCCGGGCTTATTCCTGGTATTAAAAGAAGCACTTAACGACCGGGTCAATACCCGCTCAGATATAGAGCGGGCCACCAATGCACCGATACTGGGAGAGATCGGGCACTCCAAGTCGGACCAAACCCTGGTGGTGAGCAAAACCAAGCGCACCCTGATTGCCGAGCAGTTCCGGCTGCTGAGGTCCAATCTTCAGTATATTACCGGCAAGCGGGATAAGGTGGTGATCCTGGTAACTTCTTCGTTTGGAGGAGAAGGGAAATCGTTTATCAGTACCAATATGGCGGCGGTTTACGGTCTTACGGATAAAAAAACGATCGTGCTGGAATTTGACCTGCGGAAACCCAAGGTGCTGAGCGGACTCGATATGCAGAAACGGCAGGGGATCAGCAACTATATGATCGGGGATGTAGACCTGGATAGCCTGATCATTCCGGTGGCAGGGGAAGAGAATATGTATGTGCTGCCCTGTGGCCCGATACCCCCCAACCCCGCCGAGCTGCTGCTGAATGAAAAAACAGACCAGTTATTTGCACAACTAAAAAATAAGTTTGATTATATCATTATTGATACGGCGCCTATCGGTATGGTAAGTGATGCGCTTACCCTGGCCAAATATGCAGATTGTACCCTGTATGTAACCCGGCAGGGACATACGTTTAAGAAGCAGCTAAGCCTGATCAATGAGATGTATGAGAATAAAAAAATGCCCAATCTTTCTATTGTACTGAACGACACGAAGCTACCCACCGGCGGCGGCTATTATGGCAACTATGGCTATGGGTACGGCTATGGCGAAAAGAGCGGAAACGATTATTACCAGGATGATGCATTTATTGAAGGAAAGAAGAAAAAAGGCTTTTTTAGCGCTTTGGGAAAAACAAAAAAAGGGTAA
- a CDS encoding polysaccharide biosynthesis/export family protein, giving the protein MKLINYTSSLIAVLLTVSCATQQKMPKYLEAATNESIDKETRFPELVIQKNDQLAIQVYSDFIPTKDPNPDLLYNQPLPGGGGATGTGNTASNTSTASGYLVDGEGNIDFPRLGKIHAEGLTKKQLETEIKKRLTTPVELLKNPTVLIRFQTYKIVTIGEFNNPQVLNIPTEKVNIFEAISMAGGITEWGRKDEVKVIREQDGKREMGIVDLSSANVFASPYYYLKQNDILLIDPVKDKQEIKDETRRLSRLSFATSIASTAAVIASIIITITRK; this is encoded by the coding sequence ATGAAACTTATTAATTATACATCGTCGCTAATTGCGGTGTTGTTGACAGTATCCTGTGCTACGCAACAGAAAATGCCAAAATACCTGGAAGCCGCAACCAATGAGTCGATTGATAAAGAGACCCGGTTTCCAGAACTGGTGATTCAGAAAAATGACCAGCTGGCCATTCAGGTGTACAGTGATTTCATACCAACAAAAGATCCCAACCCGGATCTCCTTTACAACCAGCCCCTGCCGGGTGGAGGAGGTGCTACTGGCACCGGAAATACCGCCAGTAATACCAGCACTGCCAGCGGATACCTGGTAGACGGGGAAGGAAATATCGACTTTCCGCGGCTGGGAAAAATTCATGCGGAAGGGCTTACTAAAAAGCAACTGGAAACGGAGATTAAAAAAAGGCTGACGACACCGGTAGAACTCCTGAAAAATCCCACCGTGCTGATCCGCTTTCAAACCTACAAGATCGTTACCATTGGTGAATTCAATAATCCGCAAGTACTGAATATTCCCACAGAAAAAGTGAACATTTTTGAAGCCATTTCAATGGCCGGAGGTATTACTGAATGGGGCCGTAAAGACGAAGTAAAAGTGATCCGGGAACAGGACGGCAAACGGGAAATGGGTATCGTGGACCTTTCTTCTGCAAACGTTTTTGCATCTCCTTATTATTATCTGAAACAAAACGATATTCTCCTGATTGATCCTGTTAAGGATAAGCAGGAAATAAAGGATGAAACCAGGCGACTGAGCCGGCTTTCATTTGCGACATCTATTGCGTCTACTGCTGCGGTAATTGCGTCCATCATTATCACCATTACCAGAAAATAA
- a CDS encoding UpxY family transcription antiterminator, with protein sequence MKEKNWYAIYTKPRWEKKVSKLLTDRNIVTYCPLNKVKRKWSDRMKTVWVPLLPSYLFVYIHNAEQQNVRETPGVINFVYIEGKPAIVKDFEVVRIQKFLSEFENVELEPFNPQRNQRVMINQGILVEEEGRVIDLKNNKVEVAIESLNYNLVALFDKSKLINN encoded by the coding sequence ATGAAAGAGAAAAACTGGTATGCGATCTATACAAAGCCCCGGTGGGAGAAAAAAGTATCAAAACTACTTACAGACCGGAATATTGTTACCTATTGCCCCCTAAACAAAGTAAAACGAAAATGGAGCGACCGCATGAAAACCGTTTGGGTTCCGTTGTTGCCGTCTTATTTATTCGTGTACATTCATAACGCGGAGCAGCAGAATGTGAGAGAGACACCTGGGGTTATTAATTTTGTATATATTGAGGGGAAGCCTGCGATTGTGAAGGATTTTGAAGTGGTCCGGATCCAGAAATTCTTAAGTGAGTTTGAAAATGTGGAACTGGAGCCTTTTAATCCTCAAAGGAATCAGCGGGTAATGATTAACCAGGGCATCCTGGTAGAGGAAGAGGGCCGGGTAATCGATTTAAAAAACAATAAGGTGGAGGTGGCGATTGAAAGCCTTAACTATAACCTGGTTGCCTTGTTTGATAAATCAAAACTGATCAATAACTAA
- a CDS encoding acyltransferase family protein, with protein sequence MRIRYRSLDVFRGATVCLMILVNNPGSWAHIYAPLEHAPWHGLTPTDLVFPFFLFAVGNAMAFVMPRLQEAGPTVFWKKIIKRTLMIFGIGLFLNWYPFMRWNEGALELIPWTSGPEKGVRIFGVLQRIAVCYFFASIIAYYLKPRAAALLSVVLLLLYWALCIIGNPADPYSLVGWFGTEWVDKLILHTAHMYKGEGVPFDPEGIASTLPAIVQVVFGYLVGMYIRNCSTDMPEPLDKNSPANPMFKMLTGLFVAGIALLLTGFCWDMVFPINKKIWTSSYTVYTTGLAIVTIATMIYFIEIRQKNGFLGRFFEVFGKNPLFIFALSAFLPKTAALFKTKEGVTPWNWLYTKVLVYTPGAKENGSLLYALCVILFMWAICYWLDKRKIYIKV encoded by the coding sequence ATGAGAATCCGGTATCGATCGCTTGACGTTTTCAGAGGCGCTACTGTTTGCCTGATGATCCTGGTCAATAACCCGGGCAGCTGGGCCCATATTTATGCTCCGTTGGAGCATGCCCCCTGGCATGGACTTACTCCTACAGACCTGGTATTTCCCTTTTTTTTATTTGCTGTGGGAAATGCTATGGCGTTCGTGATGCCGCGTTTGCAGGAAGCAGGCCCAACGGTTTTCTGGAAAAAAATAATCAAAAGAACGCTGATGATCTTCGGAATCGGGCTTTTTTTGAACTGGTACCCTTTTATGCGCTGGAATGAAGGCGCACTGGAACTGATTCCCTGGACCTCCGGCCCCGAAAAAGGCGTTCGTATTTTTGGGGTGCTGCAACGCATCGCTGTTTGCTATTTTTTTGCTTCCATTATCGCTTACTATCTGAAGCCCCGGGCCGCCGCATTGCTTTCTGTGGTCCTGTTATTATTGTATTGGGCGCTTTGCATTATCGGAAACCCGGCCGACCCTTACAGCCTGGTCGGCTGGTTTGGAACGGAATGGGTAGACAAGCTGATTCTTCATACCGCTCATATGTATAAAGGCGAGGGCGTTCCCTTTGATCCGGAAGGTATTGCCAGCACATTGCCGGCCATCGTACAGGTGGTTTTTGGCTACCTGGTGGGAATGTATATCCGTAATTGCAGTACTGATATGCCGGAACCCCTGGATAAAAACAGTCCGGCAAACCCGATGTTTAAAATGCTGACCGGGCTTTTTGTAGCAGGTATCGCATTGTTACTCACCGGGTTTTGCTGGGATATGGTATTCCCGATCAATAAAAAGATCTGGACCAGTTCTTATACTGTATACACCACGGGACTCGCCATCGTGACGATCGCAACGATGATCTATTTTATCGAAATCCGGCAAAAAAACGGATTTTTAGGCCGGTTTTTCGAGGTTTTTGGAAAAAACCCCCTGTTTATCTTCGCTTTAAGTGCCTTTTTACCAAAAACAGCGGCTCTCTTTAAAACAAAAGAAGGTGTTACTCCCTGGAACTGGCTCTACACAAAGGTGCTGGTATATACGCCCGGCGCAAAAGAGAACGGTTCCCTTTTATATGCCCTCTGTGTGATTCTTTTTATGTGGGCTATCTGTTACTGGCTTGATAAAAGAAAGATTTATATCAAAGTATAG
- a CDS encoding penicillin-binding transpeptidase domain-containing protein, with amino-acid sequence MFLTKATRKKNASVSRISNTAHLLWGFVAAVLIVSCTQNNVKQDHSLKKYFDAHQLNGTFALLNNGTGEFTVYNLARYRDSAYLPASTFKIVNSLIGLQTGIISSDSMVIPWDGVQRSVPEWNKDLTMYQAFRVSAVPYYQEVARRIGKEKMQYWLDSLHYGAGKKDTLFKIRSAIDTFWLDNTLKLTPDENLGLVKKLYFNELPFFKLYQEKVKNAMLFENNSNYKLAYKTGWATTEKGHALGWIVGWIEENRHPYFFVLNVESPDPKYDMTTVRLKMLKDILKQLGFFEGKM; translated from the coding sequence ATGTTTTTGACTAAAGCAACAAGAAAGAAAAATGCCTCGGTAAGCCGGATCAGCAACACTGCTCACCTGCTTTGGGGGTTTGTGGCAGCCGTTTTAATCGTATCCTGTACACAAAATAATGTAAAACAAGACCATTCCTTAAAAAAATATTTTGATGCGCACCAGCTCAATGGCACTTTTGCCCTTTTGAATAACGGTACGGGTGAATTTACCGTATATAACCTGGCCCGTTACCGGGATAGTGCCTATCTTCCGGCAAGCACTTTTAAGATTGTAAATTCGCTGATCGGTCTTCAAACCGGGATCATTTCCAGCGACAGCATGGTTATTCCCTGGGATGGCGTTCAACGGTCAGTTCCTGAATGGAATAAAGACCTGACCATGTACCAGGCTTTCCGTGTTTCGGCCGTGCCCTATTACCAGGAAGTAGCGCGACGGATCGGCAAAGAAAAAATGCAATACTGGCTGGATTCGCTGCACTACGGCGCCGGAAAGAAAGATACACTTTTTAAGATCCGTTCGGCTATCGATACATTTTGGCTCGATAATACCCTGAAACTAACTCCCGATGAAAACCTGGGCCTCGTAAAAAAGCTGTACTTCAATGAACTTCCCTTTTTCAAACTTTACCAGGAGAAAGTAAAAAACGCCATGCTGTTTGAGAATAACTCTAACTATAAACTGGCCTATAAAACCGGTTGGGCTACAACGGAAAAGGGCCACGCGCTCGGTTGGATCGTCGGCTGGATCGAAGAAAACCGTCATCCTTATTTCTTCGTACTGAATGTAGAATCGCCCGATCCCAAATACGATATGACCACGGTGCGACTGAAAATGCTGAAAGACATTTTAAAGCAATTGGGCTTTTTTGAAGGGAAGATGTAA